Part of the Actinomyces howellii genome, GACGAGGTGATCGAGCGGTGACTCGCACCGCGGGTCGGACCGTGTCCGGGTGGGGTGGCTGACGGGGATTGAACCCGCGACCTCTTGGACCACAACCAAGCGCTCTGCCGACTGAGCTACAGCCACCACGTGCGGCATCGCCGCAACGAGCGGTACTTTATCGGCTCGCTCCTGCCCGCACCAATCCGCTTCCCGTGTGCTGTGTCACGTGCTTGGAGGGTCCGTCAGGCGCTCGTGCACCGCGGCTCGCTGGCCTGGGCGGTGGTGGGGGCGGCCAGGATCTCGGCGGCCACAGCCTTGCACTCCTCGCTCGTGGGCCCCTCGCCGACGGGGAAGAGGACGCGACGGTAGTAGCGCAGCTCGTCGATCGACTCCAGGATGTCCGCCAGCGCGCGGTGGCCACCCTGCTTGGCGGGGGAGTGGAAGAAGGTGCGCGGGTACCAGCGCTTGGCCAGCTCCTTGATGGAGGACACGTCGACGACCCGGTAGTGGAGGTGATCGACGAGCTCGGGCATGTCACGCACGAGGAAGGACTTGTCGGTCCCCACCGAGTTGCCTGCCAGCTGGGCGGTGCGCGGGGTGGGCACGAGCTCGCGGACGTGGTCGAGCACGCGGGCCTGGGCCTCCTCGAGGCTCAGACCCTGCCCGAGCTGGTCGAGCAGGCCCGAGGAGGTGTGCATCTGCCGCACGAAGTCCTCCATCTGCTCCAGGGCGGCCGCAGGCGGGGCGATGACGACGTCGAGGCCCTCGCCCAGGGGCCTGAGCTCGTAGTCGGTGACGACGACGGCCACCTCGATGAGCGCGTCGGCCTCGAGGTCGAGACCGGTCATCTCGCAGTCGATCCACACAAGGGGGTCGGAGGTGCTGATCTGTCGGCTCACGACCGCACAGTCTAGACGATCGGCCCGACGGCGGGGGCGCTGGGAACCCAGCTGGCACCCGCCCCCGGAGCGGGGAGGGAGGGCCTGGCCCTCGTACCTTGCGCACCGGGGTCGTACCCTGCGGGTGCGATCGCGACGCATACGGTACGAACCCGGTCAGGATCGGGCGGATCGGCGGGATTCCGCCGCTCGTGGTGCCCCCGCCCGGACTCGAACCGGGAACCTGCGGATTAGAAGGCCGATGCTCTATCCATTGAGCTACGGAGGCGGGCGCCCCCAGCCTACGGCACGGGGTGAAGAAGTCCCCACTCGGCCGACGCGAATCGGGCCGTGCGCCCCGCCGGGCGCCGGTATCGTGGCTCGCGACTTCGGCGCTCCCACGCCACCGTCCCGTTCGAAAGGACCGACGTGCCTCCTTCAGCACTCGCCGTTCGCCTCGCCAACGCCCCGGCCTACGAGCACCCGAGGGTCTTTACGACGGCGTTCACCGTCGGGCGCCGACCGACCTGCGACGTCGTCATCTCCTCCAGCAACGCGGTCTCGGGCGAGCACCTGCGGGTCACGCCCACCGCCGAGGGCTGGGTCGTCGAGTGCGTGTCGCGCACCAACGGCATGATCGTCAACGGCCAGGACCTGCGTCGCGCCCTCATCACCGCCCCCGCGCGGGTCTACCTGGCCAACGTCTCGGGCCCCGGCATCGACTTCACCCCGACGGCCGCACCGGTCGCCCCCGGGGCGCCCCAGCCTCCCGGGCCGGGGGCCGCGGCTCCTCAGCCGCCACAGCCCCCCGCCCACCACACCGGTGTCCCCCCGACCCAGGTGGCGCCCTCGGGCCCCTCCCCGGCCGCCTACGGATCGGCCGCCTCAGCGCAGACCGTTCACACCCCCAGCCAGGTGCCCGGCCAGGTGCCGGGCGCGCCCCAGGCGGGCGCGCCCCAGTTCCCGGGATCGCCTCCGCAGGCGTCCTCGGTGGCCACGATCATCTCGGCCCCCTCGGCCGCGCAGGCCGGCCACCCGGCCCAGACCGCCCCGGGACCGGGCTCAGGGGCGCGCCGGACCGTCAGCAGGGTGCGCATCACCGGCTCGGGGATCATCGGTCGCGCCCCCGACGCCAACCTGCGGCTCGACGACCCGCGGGTCTCGGGCCACCACGCCCGGGTCGACCTGACCCCGCAGGGGATCGTCGTGACCGACCTGCGCTCGACCAACGGCGTGTACGTGGGCCAGCAGCGCATCCAGAGCCACCTCGTGACCGAGCCGACCACCTTCGGCATGGGCTCGACCTTCGTGGTCATCAGCCCCGACGGCACCTGCGAGATCCAGGTCGCCACCGGAGGCGGCGAGCTCATCGGGCGCGACCTGACCTTCTCGGTCATGGACGGCAAGCTCAAGCTCCTCGACGGGATCTCCTTCTCCCTGCCGGGCAACGAGCTCCTCGCGGTGGTCGGCCCCTCCGGGGCGGGCAAGTCGACGCTGCTCAAGGCGCTGACCGGTGAGCAGAAGGCCCAGGAGGGCCAGGTCCTCTTCGACGGCCTCGACGTCTACGAGCACTACCCGGTCATGCGCAACAAGATCGGCGTCGTGCCGCAGAACGACGTCATCCACTCGGCGCTCACGGTACGCCAGACCCTCGAGTACGCCGCCGAGCTGCGCTTCGCCAAGGACGTCTCCAAGGCCGAGCGCCGCCAGCGCATCGACGAGGTCCTCGAGGACCTCGACCTGAGCGAGCACGTCGACAAGCGCGTCAAGAAGCTCTCCGGGGGCCAGCGCAAGCGGGTGTCGACCGCCATCGAGCTGCTGACCCGCCCCTCGCTGCTCTTCCTCGACGAGCCGACCTCCGGCCTGGACCCCCAGCTCGACCGCGACGTCATGGAGCTGCTGGCCACCCTGGCCCACGGCACCCGACCGGGGGACACCGGGCGCACCGTCATGGTCGTCACCCACAACGAGAACCACATCGACCGGGCCGACAAGGTCCTTATCCTGGCCGCAGGGGGCAAGCCGGTCTACTTCGGCGCGCCGCGCCAGGTCATCCCCTACTTCCAGCAGCGCCTGGCCGAGTTCGGCGCGCAGGGCCGCCTGGTCACCCACGCCCCCAAGGGAGGGTTCCCCGACCCGGTGGTCATCGAGGGCTTCGCCGACGTCTACGCGCTCATCCGCAACCACACCGCGGAGCTGCGCTCCTACCTCGAGGCGACGGTCCCCTCGACCCGGCGCGGTGACGGCCGCAGGATCCAGACCAACGCGGTGGTCCACGACAAGCAGGCGCCCCAGCAGTCCGCCGCCCGGCAGGTCTCCACGCTCGTGCGTCGCCACATGCGCATCGTCGCCGCGGACCCCTCCTACCTCGCCTTCATGCTCCTGCTGCCGGTCATCATGGGTCTGCTCACCAAGTCGATCGCGGGCGACGGCGGGTTCTCGGTCCCCGAGCTCATGGCCCCCACCCCCGAGCAGCCCTGCGTCACCTACTCTACGCAGGCCCTCGAGCTGCTCGTCATCCTCGTCACCGGCGCCGCCTTCTCCGGGATGGCCGCGACGATCCGCGAGCTGGTGGGGGAGCGGGACGTGTTCCTCCGGGAGACGGCGGTGGGCCTGAGGCCGGGCGCCTACATGGTGGCCAAGGCGATCATGCTCGCCCTCATCGTCACGGTGCAGACCGCCCTCATGGTCGGGATCGCCCTCGCGCTCAACAAGGCCCCCACCGACGCCGTCGTCCTGGGGTCGCCCGGCCTGGAGCTGGCGGTGTGCTGCTGGGCCATCGCCTTCGTCTCGGGTCTGCTGGGACTGGCCGTCTCGGCCTTCGTGTCGAGCTCGGAGCAGGTCATGCCCGTCCTGGTCGTCACGATCATGGCCCAGCTCGTCCTGGCCGGAGGGGTCATCCCCATCGCCGGGCGCGCGGTCTTCGAGCAGCTGGCCTGGTTCATGCCCTCGCGCTGGGGCTACGCGATGGCCGCCTCGACGGTCGACATGAACCAGATCGTCCCCTACCGCGTCGACGAGCTGTGGGAGCACTCCGCGGGACAGTGGCTGTTCAACCTCCTCATCCTCACGGTGCTGGGCGCTGTCTGCCTCCTCGTGTGCCACATCGGCCTGGCCCGCAGAGGGCGCCGCTGAGCCGCCCTCCCGGGGAGCCTCCGCCCGTCCGGCGAGCCGTCTCCGGTCGGTCCGACGCGCCGTCGGACCGACCGGAGACGGCCCCGGGGGCCGCCCCTGGCGGGGGCGGAGGCGCACAGGTTGCGCCGACCCGGGGACAGATCTCCGTCAATGCCTGAAACGCTCGCCTCAGACCCCTAAGGTGGGTCCCATGTCCCTTCCTACGCCCTCGCACGCCGCCGGAGAAGAGGTCCCCGTCTCCGCGCTGAGCCGTGCCCAGCTCCTCGCTGTCCTCACCGACACCGTGGACGACCTCGACAGGCTCGACCTGAGCCTCGTGGCTCCTGGTGTCGAGGACGCCCGCCGCCTGCGCTCGAGCCTCATCGGCCAGCTGCGCGACCACGTCCTGCCCCGCCTGGCCGACGCCGACGTGCCCGCCGTCGTCGTCGTGGGCGGGTCGACCGGCGCCGGGAAGTCCACGCTCGTCAACTCCGTCCTCGGCACAGAGGTCTCCGACGCCGGGGTCCTGCGGCCCACGACCCGAACCCCCGTCCTCGTGCTCAACCCCGAGGACCAGGAGTCGCTGGCCGATCACCCGGTGTCCGAGGTCTGCCAGGTCGTGGCCTCGGCCGCCGTGCCGGCGGGCCTTGCCGTCATCGACGCCTCGGACCTCGACTCGGTCCACGAGGCCAACCGGGCACTGGCGATCCGCCTCCTGGAGGCCGCCGACCTGTGGCTCTTCGTGACCACCGCAGCCCGCTACGGCGACCACACGCCCTGGACGACGCTCGAGACGGCCGCGAGCAGGCAGACCCCGATCGGCGTCGTGCTCAACCGGGTGCCCGCCACCATCCTGCCCGAGGTCCGCCGCGACCTGCTGGGGCGCCTCGAGTCCCTGGGGCTGGCTGAGTCCCCCTTCTTCGTCGTGCCCGACGCCGGCCCCCACGAGGGGCTGCTGCCTGAGCGCTCCGTGGCCGAGCTGCGTGACTGGCTCAGCGCCCTGGCCGGGCGCCACCGGGCAGCGGGCCTCGTGCGACGCACCGGACGCAGCGTGTGGACCGCCCTGCGCACCGACCTCGAGCGCCTCGCCGACGACGTCGACGCTCAGCACGACGCGGCCGTCCGCCTGGAGACCGCCTCCCAGGAGCTGATCCTCGAGCCCAGCGCGCACGTCGCCGCCGACATCGAGCGGGGCGCGCGCGCCCAGGGCGCGCCCACGACCCGGTGGCTCACGCTGGCCGGTGCCGGCGGCCCCCTGGCTTCCCTCGCCCAGGGAGGGGCGTTGAGGTCCGGGTGGTTCGGACGCGCGACGAAGGCCAGGGCCGAGGCCCTGGCCGCCCTGGCCGCCGACACCTGCGAGTCCCTGGCCGCCGAGCTCCGTGCCGACATGGAGCACCTGGGCGAGCAGGCGGCCCGGACCTGGCAGGAGGCCGGCGCCGGAGACGGGGCTGCGCGGCTCCTGCCCGCCCCCGGGGACGCCACGGCCATCGTCTCGCGCTGGGCCCGGGCCCAGGGCGGAGCCGTCGCCACGGTGCCCAGGGGACTGACCCCCCAGTCCGCCGGAGACCTGCTCGTCGCCGCCGCGGCCGGCATCGAGGGCGCGAGGGCGTCCGCCGAGCGCCTCGGCCTGGGACCCGCAGCCCAGGAGGCCCGCCGGGCCCTGTCGGAGGAGATGTCCCAGGCCCTGGCCCAGATGGTCCCCACCGGAGCCGCGGCCAGCCTCGCCCCAGACCCTGCCCTCGCCGCCGCGCTGCGCCTGCGCGCCGGTGAGCTCGCCCCCTTCACTCGTTACGGAGCCACCATATGAGCCCCATCATCCGGACCAAGGGCACCGGACCCGTCCTTGACGCCGCCCACCTCGACGAGCGCCTCGAGCGGATGCGCCACGCCCTGCGCTCCTGCCCCGCCGAGGTGCCGGCCGGCCTGTCCATCCCCGCCCACGAACGGCTCGACGAGGTCGCCGAGCGGCTCGCCCTGGGAGTCGACCACACCGTCGTGGCCCTGTTCGGGGGCACCGGATCAGGAAAGTCCTCCCTGTTCAACGCCCTCACCCAGCTTCAGTTCGCCGACGTCGGCGCCCGCCGCCCCACGACCTCGCGGGCCGCAGCCTGCTCATGGGGCGACGACGCCCGTGCGCTGCTGGACTTCCTGGGCGTCAGCGAGGACCGTCGCATCCGGCGCGAGTCCCTCCTGGACGCCTCCGAGCAGGACGACCTGGCCGGCCTCGTCCTGCTCGACGTCCCCGACTACGACTCGGTGACCACCGAGCACGCCCTCCAGGTCGACCGCCTCGTGCCCCTGGCCGACGTCCTGGTCTGGGTCGTCGACCCGCAGAAGTACGCCGACGCCGCGCTGCACGAGGGGTACCTGCGTGGCCTGGGCGCACGGCAGGAGGACATGCTCGTCCTCGTCAACCAGGTCGACACCCTCCCCTCGGGAGGCGCCGACCGGCTGCTGGCCGACGTGCGCGCCCTGCTCGACGCCGACGGCCTCCAGGACGTCCGGGTCCTGCCGGTCTCCGCGGTACGCGGGGACAACCTGCGCGCCGTGCGCGACATCCTGTGCGAGCGCGTGGCCCGGGAGTCCAACGCGGCGCGCACCGCCAGCGCCCGGATGGACGACATCGCCCGGACACTGCGCGGCACGGCCGCCACCCGCACCGTGTCGACCAACCCCGACGTCGCCGCCGCGGCGACGACGAGCCTCGTGCGCGTCTCGGGGGCGCAGGCCGTCGAGGACTCCGTGCGCGACGGGCTCTCCCGGGCCCTGCCTCGGGCGCTCACCCGTCCCGAGCCGCCCTCGCGGTCATCGGTGGCGGCGGTGCGCTCGACCTGGCTGCGCCGGACCACCGACGGACTGCCCGAGGTCTGGCTGCGCAGCGTCGAGCAGGCCGTGGCCGTTCCCGAGGCCCTGGCCGCCCAGACGGCCGAGGCCGTCGGCTCGGTCCCCCTGCCCTCCAACCGCGCCCCGGTCATCGAGCTGGCCTGGTGGGGGGGACTGCTCGCGGTCCTGGCCTCCCTGGCGTGGGCGGCCCTGGCCCTGACCGGCGGTGGTGGGCTCGTGGGCCCGATCGTGCTGCTGGTCCTCGGCCTGGTCCTCGCCGTGTGGGCCGCATCGGCCCGCCGCGCCCGGGCCAAGCGGGAGGCGCAGCACTACGCCGACCAGATCCGGGCCCGCCTCAGCTCGATCGTGACCCGGGGCCTGACCGAGCCCGCAGACGAGGTCCTGGCCAGGCACGCGATGCTGCGCACGGCCCTCACCCAGCACTGATCCGGCCCCGAGCCGGCCGCGATCCCGCCGCCAGCCGCTGGCCCTGAACCGGCCGCGAGCCCGCCGCCAGCCGCTGGCCCTGAACCGGCCGCCGGCCGCGAGCCTGCCGCCGGCCCTGAACCGGCCGCCGGCCGC contains:
- a CDS encoding GTPase; its protein translation is MSPIIRTKGTGPVLDAAHLDERLERMRHALRSCPAEVPAGLSIPAHERLDEVAERLALGVDHTVVALFGGTGSGKSSLFNALTQLQFADVGARRPTTSRAAACSWGDDARALLDFLGVSEDRRIRRESLLDASEQDDLAGLVLLDVPDYDSVTTEHALQVDRLVPLADVLVWVVDPQKYADAALHEGYLRGLGARQEDMLVLVNQVDTLPSGGADRLLADVRALLDADGLQDVRVLPVSAVRGDNLRAVRDILCERVARESNAARTASARMDDIARTLRGTAATRTVSTNPDVAAAATTSLVRVSGAQAVEDSVRDGLSRALPRALTRPEPPSRSSVAAVRSTWLRRTTDGLPEVWLRSVEQAVAVPEALAAQTAEAVGSVPLPSNRAPVIELAWWGGLLAVLASLAWAALALTGGGGLVGPIVLLVLGLVLAVWAASARRARAKREAQHYADQIRARLSSIVTRGLTEPADEVLARHAMLRTALTQH
- the orn gene encoding oligoribonuclease — protein: MSTSDPLVWIDCEMTGLDLEADALIEVAVVVTDYELRPLGEGLDVVIAPPAAALEQMEDFVRQMHTSSGLLDQLGQGLSLEEAQARVLDHVRELVPTPRTAQLAGNSVGTDKSFLVRDMPELVDHLHYRVVDVSSIKELAKRWYPRTFFHSPAKQGGHRALADILESIDELRYYRRVLFPVGEGPTSEECKAVAAEILAAPTTAQASEPRCTSA
- a CDS encoding ATP-binding cassette domain-containing protein, producing MPPSALAVRLANAPAYEHPRVFTTAFTVGRRPTCDVVISSSNAVSGEHLRVTPTAEGWVVECVSRTNGMIVNGQDLRRALITAPARVYLANVSGPGIDFTPTAAPVAPGAPQPPGPGAAAPQPPQPPAHHTGVPPTQVAPSGPSPAAYGSAASAQTVHTPSQVPGQVPGAPQAGAPQFPGSPPQASSVATIISAPSAAQAGHPAQTAPGPGSGARRTVSRVRITGSGIIGRAPDANLRLDDPRVSGHHARVDLTPQGIVVTDLRSTNGVYVGQQRIQSHLVTEPTTFGMGSTFVVISPDGTCEIQVATGGGELIGRDLTFSVMDGKLKLLDGISFSLPGNELLAVVGPSGAGKSTLLKALTGEQKAQEGQVLFDGLDVYEHYPVMRNKIGVVPQNDVIHSALTVRQTLEYAAELRFAKDVSKAERRQRIDEVLEDLDLSEHVDKRVKKLSGGQRKRVSTAIELLTRPSLLFLDEPTSGLDPQLDRDVMELLATLAHGTRPGDTGRTVMVVTHNENHIDRADKVLILAAGGKPVYFGAPRQVIPYFQQRLAEFGAQGRLVTHAPKGGFPDPVVIEGFADVYALIRNHTAELRSYLEATVPSTRRGDGRRIQTNAVVHDKQAPQQSAARQVSTLVRRHMRIVAADPSYLAFMLLLPVIMGLLTKSIAGDGGFSVPELMAPTPEQPCVTYSTQALELLVILVTGAAFSGMAATIRELVGERDVFLRETAVGLRPGAYMVAKAIMLALIVTVQTALMVGIALALNKAPTDAVVLGSPGLELAVCCWAIAFVSGLLGLAVSAFVSSSEQVMPVLVVTIMAQLVLAGGVIPIAGRAVFEQLAWFMPSRWGYAMAASTVDMNQIVPYRVDELWEHSAGQWLFNLLILTVLGAVCLLVCHIGLARRGRR
- a CDS encoding GTPase domain-containing protein; the protein is MSLPTPSHAAGEEVPVSALSRAQLLAVLTDTVDDLDRLDLSLVAPGVEDARRLRSSLIGQLRDHVLPRLADADVPAVVVVGGSTGAGKSTLVNSVLGTEVSDAGVLRPTTRTPVLVLNPEDQESLADHPVSEVCQVVASAAVPAGLAVIDASDLDSVHEANRALAIRLLEAADLWLFVTTAARYGDHTPWTTLETAASRQTPIGVVLNRVPATILPEVRRDLLGRLESLGLAESPFFVVPDAGPHEGLLPERSVAELRDWLSALAGRHRAAGLVRRTGRSVWTALRTDLERLADDVDAQHDAAVRLETASQELILEPSAHVAADIERGARAQGAPTTRWLTLAGAGGPLASLAQGGALRSGWFGRATKARAEALAALAADTCESLAAELRADMEHLGEQAARTWQEAGAGDGAARLLPAPGDATAIVSRWARAQGGAVATVPRGLTPQSAGDLLVAAAAGIEGARASAERLGLGPAAQEARRALSEEMSQALAQMVPTGAAASLAPDPALAAALRLRAGELAPFTRYGATI